A part of Bacillus thuringiensis genomic DNA contains:
- the acnA gene encoding aconitate hydratase AcnA, producing the protein MVKHNPFQSRATFEVDEKTYHYYDLKALENAGVGNISQLPYSVKVLLESVLRQVDGRVITEEHVTNLAKWGTKDVQDIDVPFKPSRVILQDFTGVPAVVDLASLRKAMADMGGDPDKINPEITVDLVIDHSVQVDRAGTADALAFNMDLEFKRNEERYKFLSWAQKSFDNYRAVPPATGIVHQVNLEYLAPVVHAVKNAEGDLVAYPDSLVGTDSHTTMINGIGVLGWGVGGIEAEAGMLGQPSYFPVPEVIGVKLTGTLPSGTTATDVALKVTQVLRQKGVVGKFVEFFGNGLKSMPLADRATISNMAPEYGATCGFFPIDDISLEYLRLTGRDEEQIRVVEEYCKANGLFYTADSKDPIYTDLVEIDLNTIESNLSGPKRPQDLIPLSDMKDAFHKAVLAPVGTQGLGFNEQEFDKEVKVTLEDKEVTMKTGAIAIAAITSCTNTSNPYVLIGAGLVAKKAIEKGLVVPEYVKTSLAPGSKVVTEYLDKSGLTTYLDQLGFQTVGYGCTTCIGNSGPLAEELEEAIAANDLLVTSVLSGNRNFEGRIHPLVKANYLASPPLVVAYALAGTVDIDLKNDEIGKDANGKAVYFNDIWPSAKEIEDVVQSVVTSELFKKEYAQVFNSNERWNEIQTSNEALYTWDNDSTYIQNPPFFEGLSKEPGEVETLSGLRIVGKFGDSVTTDHISPAGSIGKHTPAGRYLLENGVQPVDFNSYGSRRGNHEVMMRGTFANIRIKNQIAPGTEGGYTTYWPTGEVTSIYDAAMKYKEDGTGLLVVAGKDYGMGSSRDWAAKGTNLLGIKAVIAESFERIHRSNLVLMGVLPLQFKDGESAETLGLVGNESFEIQIDKTVRPRDLVKVVATDLDGNEKQFEVVARFDSEVEIDYYRHGGILQMVLREKIEESKVSN; encoded by the coding sequence ATGGTCAAACATAATCCATTTCAATCACGTGCAACTTTTGAAGTAGATGAAAAAACGTATCATTATTATGATTTGAAAGCGCTTGAAAATGCAGGGGTTGGCAACATATCTCAATTACCATATTCCGTGAAAGTTTTACTTGAATCAGTACTTCGTCAAGTAGACGGACGTGTAATCACAGAAGAGCATGTTACAAATTTAGCGAAATGGGGAACGAAAGATGTGCAAGATATAGATGTTCCATTTAAACCATCTCGTGTAATTTTACAAGATTTCACTGGTGTTCCAGCTGTTGTTGATTTGGCTTCGCTTCGTAAAGCAATGGCAGACATGGGCGGGGATCCTGATAAAATTAATCCAGAAATTACTGTAGACCTTGTAATTGACCACTCTGTACAGGTTGATAGAGCGGGTACGGCAGACGCGCTTGCATTCAACATGGACTTAGAGTTTAAACGTAATGAAGAACGTTATAAATTTTTAAGCTGGGCACAAAAATCATTTGATAACTATCGTGCAGTTCCACCAGCTACAGGTATTGTACACCAAGTAAACCTTGAATATTTAGCACCAGTCGTTCATGCTGTGAAAAATGCTGAAGGTGACTTAGTTGCATACCCAGATTCATTAGTTGGAACAGACTCACATACAACAATGATTAACGGTATCGGCGTTCTTGGATGGGGCGTTGGTGGTATTGAAGCAGAAGCAGGAATGCTTGGACAGCCTTCATACTTCCCAGTACCTGAAGTAATCGGTGTGAAATTAACTGGTACACTTCCAAGTGGTACTACAGCAACAGACGTTGCATTAAAAGTAACACAAGTATTACGTCAAAAAGGTGTAGTTGGTAAATTCGTTGAGTTCTTCGGTAATGGACTAAAGAGCATGCCTTTAGCTGACCGTGCAACAATTTCAAACATGGCACCAGAATATGGCGCAACTTGTGGATTCTTCCCAATTGATGATATTTCATTAGAATACTTACGTTTAACAGGTAGAGATGAAGAACAAATTCGCGTTGTGGAAGAATACTGTAAAGCGAACGGTTTATTCTATACGGCAGACAGCAAAGATCCGATTTACACTGATCTTGTTGAAATTGATTTAAATACAATCGAATCTAACCTTTCTGGGCCGAAACGCCCACAAGATTTAATTCCACTTTCAGATATGAAAGATGCGTTCCACAAAGCTGTTTTAGCACCAGTTGGAACACAAGGACTTGGATTTAATGAGCAAGAGTTCGATAAAGAAGTGAAGGTTACATTAGAAGATAAAGAAGTAACGATGAAAACAGGTGCAATTGCAATCGCTGCAATTACAAGCTGTACAAATACATCAAACCCATACGTATTAATCGGTGCAGGTTTAGTTGCGAAGAAAGCAATTGAAAAAGGACTTGTAGTACCTGAGTACGTAAAAACATCATTAGCACCAGGATCTAAAGTTGTTACTGAATACTTAGATAAATCTGGTTTAACAACATATTTAGATCAATTAGGTTTCCAAACAGTTGGTTACGGCTGTACGACTTGTATCGGTAACTCTGGTCCATTAGCAGAGGAATTAGAAGAAGCAATCGCAGCAAACGATTTATTAGTAACATCTGTTTTATCTGGTAACCGTAACTTTGAAGGTCGTATTCACCCACTTGTAAAAGCAAACTACTTAGCATCACCACCACTTGTTGTGGCATATGCACTTGCAGGTACTGTTGATATTGACCTGAAGAATGATGAAATCGGTAAAGATGCAAATGGCAAAGCCGTTTACTTCAACGATATTTGGCCATCAGCTAAAGAAATTGAAGATGTAGTTCAAAGCGTTGTTACATCTGAACTGTTCAAGAAAGAATATGCACAAGTATTTAATAGCAATGAGCGTTGGAATGAAATCCAAACTTCAAACGAAGCTTTATATACTTGGGATAATGATTCAACTTATATTCAAAACCCACCATTCTTTGAAGGTTTATCTAAAGAGCCAGGTGAGGTTGAAACATTATCAGGTTTACGCATAGTTGGTAAATTTGGCGACTCTGTAACGACAGACCATATTTCACCAGCAGGTTCAATTGGTAAGCATACACCAGCTGGACGCTACTTATTAGAAAATGGCGTACAGCCAGTTGACTTTAACTCTTACGGTTCTCGTCGTGGTAACCATGAAGTTATGATGCGTGGTACATTCGCGAACATCCGTATTAAAAACCAAATTGCACCAGGAACAGAAGGCGGATATACAACATATTGGCCAACTGGTGAAGTAACATCAATCTATGATGCTGCTATGAAATATAAAGAAGATGGCACAGGCCTTCTAGTTGTTGCTGGTAAAGATTACGGTATGGGAAGTTCTCGTGACTGGGCTGCGAAAGGTACTAACTTATTAGGTATTAAAGCAGTAATCGCAGAAAGTTTCGAACGTATTCACCGTAGTAACTTAGTATTAATGGGCGTATTACCACTTCAATTTAAAGATGGCGAAAGCGCCGAAACGTTAGGTCTTGTTGGTAACGAGTCATTTGAAATTCAAATCGACAAAACAGTTAGACCACGTGATCTAGTAAAAGTAGTTGCTACCGATTTAGATGGCAACGAAAAACAATTTGAAGTAGTGGCTCGTTTCGATAGTGAAGTTGAAATTGACTACTATCGTCACGGTGGTATCCTGCAAATGGTTCTTCGTGAGAAAATCGAAGAGTCTAAAGTGTCGAACTAA
- the sspO gene encoding acid-soluble spore protein SspO, with protein MSKRKANHTISGMNAASAQGQGAGYNEEFANENLTPAERQNNKKRKKNQ; from the coding sequence ATGAGTAAAAGAAAAGCAAATCATACTATTTCAGGAATGAATGCTGCATCCGCACAAGGACAAGGTGCTGGTTATAACGAAGAGTTTGCAAATGAGAATTTAACTCCTGCAGAGCGACAAAATAATAAAAAACGTAAAAAGAACCAGTAA
- the pdaB gene encoding polysaccharide deacetylase family sporulation protein PdaB, which translates to MLKQKIFLFVFCLLCAVHIFQVEKVEAKMLLRKELEPTGYVTWEVPNNEKIIAITFDDGPDPTYTPQVLHLLRQYKAEATFFMIGFRVQRNPYLVKEVLKEGHEIGNHTMNHLYASNSSDEKLENDILDGKKYFKKWVKEPLLFRPPGGYINDAVFKTAKEAGYQTVLWSWHQDPRDWANPGVESIVNHVVKNAKSGDIVLLHDGGNDRSQTVAALAKILPELKKQGYRFVTVSELLRYKH; encoded by the coding sequence ATGCTAAAACAGAAGATTTTTCTATTCGTTTTTTGTTTATTATGCGCAGTACATATATTTCAAGTTGAAAAAGTGGAAGCGAAAATGTTGCTCAGAAAAGAGCTAGAACCAACTGGCTATGTAACGTGGGAAGTACCTAATAATGAAAAGATTATTGCCATTACATTTGATGATGGACCAGATCCAACTTATACACCACAAGTTTTACATTTATTACGTCAATATAAAGCAGAAGCGACATTTTTTATGATTGGATTTCGAGTGCAGCGTAATCCATATTTAGTGAAAGAAGTGTTAAAAGAGGGGCATGAAATTGGAAATCATACGATGAATCATTTGTATGCGAGTAATTCATCAGATGAAAAATTAGAAAATGATATTTTAGATGGGAAGAAATACTTCAAAAAATGGGTGAAAGAACCTTTGCTATTCCGTCCACCTGGCGGATATATTAACGATGCTGTATTTAAAACCGCGAAAGAAGCGGGTTATCAAACGGTTCTATGGTCGTGGCATCAAGACCCGCGTGATTGGGCGAATCCAGGGGTTGAATCCATTGTAAATCATGTAGTAAAAAATGCTAAAAGTGGAGATATCGTATTGTTACATGATGGAGGAAATGATCGTAGTCAAACAGTAGCGGCACTTGCAAAAATTTTGCCTGAGCTGAAAAAGCAGGGGTATCGATTTGTAACTGTTTCGGAATTATTACGTTATAAACACTAG
- a CDS encoding small acid-soluble spore protein P — protein MGKNNREAKEKKGQPEPLSGSHKVKNRNHSRQKNHAHHDM, from the coding sequence ATGGGAAAAAACAATCGTGAAGCAAAAGAAAAAAAGGGACAACCCGAACCATTAAGCGGATCTCATAAAGTAAAGAACCGTAACCATTCACGCCAAAAAAATCATGCGCATCATGATATGTAA
- a CDS encoding Hsp20/alpha crystallin family protein, protein MGKKKKDCLFHVDGFEEWMDQFCSDSCSNFSFPNQIHIDLCETEQEYILETDVPNVTEQNVFIKKMETGLNICILHKNISLQRIIPLPATIIYKKMLACLENGYLAIHISKNEVADKHEKKVLFQIEN, encoded by the coding sequence ATGGGCAAGAAAAAGAAGGATTGTCTTTTTCATGTTGATGGTTTTGAAGAATGGATGGATCAATTTTGTTCTGATTCTTGTAGTAACTTTAGTTTCCCAAATCAAATTCATATTGACCTTTGTGAAACTGAACAAGAATACATTCTGGAAACAGATGTACCAAATGTAACAGAACAAAATGTATTCATTAAAAAGATGGAGACAGGCCTAAACATTTGCATACTTCATAAAAATATTTCTTTGCAGCGGATCATTCCTTTACCCGCTACTATTATTTATAAGAAGATGCTAGCCTGCTTAGAGAATGGATATTTAGCCATTCATATTTCCAAAAATGAAGTAGCTGATAAACATGAAAAAAAAGTTCTTTTTCAAATTGAGAATTAA
- a CDS encoding MDR family MFS transporter, translating to MKGKLQNIHPLGMTIIIGTLFARFATSMSIPFLAIYLTTVKGVSAGMTGAIIGTSALVGVFASFIGGNLSDRFGRNMIIIWSMIVWVFVFIGFSFANHVLSFFLLNALNGLCRSFFEPTSRALLSDLTKPEYRLLVYNLRYGAINVGVAIGPLVGLQIGSAKSTIPFLVAAGVYMLYTAILAFQFKKYPIEKKKVNTEKPVTMLNAVRILRKDVVFLVALVGIILSNCGFSHLTTTVSQYFANAHIFQDGVKLFSYMLALNAIVVVVIQYPVIQICKKYTPLVSIMTGTLFVSGGLFGFGIAESMLGAAICTIIFTIGEVLMFSMTDVFIDDIAVSHLKGTYFGAMGFSGIGAVIGPWFGGVLLDYYGYQNGFVVFSALAIFSTIAFPVLLVTKGLLKKRDGRNYNVELHAK from the coding sequence ATGAAGGGAAAGTTACAAAATATTCATCCGTTAGGAATGACAATTATAATAGGGACTTTATTTGCGAGGTTCGCTACGTCAATGAGCATTCCTTTTTTAGCAATTTATTTAACAACTGTTAAAGGTGTATCAGCTGGAATGACGGGTGCTATTATCGGAACGAGTGCACTTGTTGGAGTTTTTGCTAGTTTTATTGGAGGGAATTTATCGGATCGATTCGGCCGAAATATGATTATAATATGGTCCATGATTGTTTGGGTGTTTGTATTTATAGGCTTTTCGTTTGCAAATCATGTTTTAAGTTTCTTTTTATTAAATGCTTTGAATGGATTATGTAGGTCTTTTTTTGAACCTACGTCAAGAGCATTATTATCAGATTTAACGAAACCAGAGTATCGTTTACTCGTATATAACTTACGTTACGGTGCAATAAATGTTGGAGTAGCGATTGGTCCACTTGTCGGATTACAGATTGGAAGCGCAAAATCTACAATTCCTTTTTTAGTCGCAGCTGGAGTATATATGCTATATACAGCTATATTAGCATTCCAATTTAAGAAGTATCCAATTGAAAAAAAGAAAGTAAATACAGAAAAGCCTGTCACAATGTTAAATGCAGTTCGTATATTGCGGAAGGATGTCGTATTTTTAGTTGCTTTAGTCGGTATTATTTTGAGTAATTGTGGCTTTTCACACTTAACGACAACAGTATCTCAATATTTTGCAAATGCACATATATTTCAGGATGGAGTGAAATTATTTTCGTATATGTTAGCTTTAAATGCGATTGTTGTAGTCGTAATTCAATACCCTGTTATTCAAATATGTAAAAAGTATACACCGTTAGTATCCATTATGACTGGAACTTTATTTGTGAGCGGGGGATTGTTTGGATTTGGAATAGCAGAATCTATGCTAGGTGCTGCCATTTGCACAATTATTTTTACAATTGGAGAAGTTCTCATGTTTTCAATGACGGATGTGTTTATAGATGATATAGCTGTTTCACATTTAAAAGGAACATATTTTGGAGCAATGGGGTTTTCAGGAATTGGAGCAGTAATTGGTCCGTGGTTTGGGGGAGTACTTCTTGATTACTACGGGTACCAAAATGGGTTTGTAGTCTTTTCAGCACTAGCTATATTTTCAACTATAGCGTTTCCAGTTCTGTTAGTTACGAAAGGTTTATTGAAAAAAAGGGATGGTAGAAATTATAATGTGGAATTGCATGCGAAATAA